CCGCGATCCGCCGGGCGGTTGGGGCCCTGGGTGGTCGGGTGCTCGGTGGTCGGGTGTGCGGTGGTCGGGTGTGCGGTGGTCGCGCGGTTGGCGTTGGGCCTGACAACCGTCGCCGCGGTGCCATCGGCTGGGGTCGGGCGATGGATGGGGTGGGATGCCAGCGACGCGATCGGGACCGTGTCGGCGGCCAGGCGGACTCGGTTTCGGCCGGCGGCTTTGGCCGCGTACATGGCTCGGTCGGCGCGGAGCAGGAGGTCGTCGACGGTGCCGCCGTCACCTGGATACACGGCGACGCCGATGCTGACGGTGAGGTGGAACGTGTCCGGGTCCAGATCGGGATCATCGAGGACGCCGGCGCACATCGCGGCGAGTGGGCTCGCGGCGACGGCGTTCCGGAGGCGGTCCGCGGTGACGGTCGCCTCGTCGATCCCGGTGTCCGGGAGCGCGATCACGAACTCCTCGCCGCCGAACCGCCCGATCACGTCCTTGACCCGGATCGCGCTGCGCAGGATCGTCGCGACCGCGCGCAGTGCCTCGTCGCCGACCAGGTGGCCGTGCCGGTCGTTGACCAGTTTGAAGTGGTCGATGTCGATCAGCAGGACCGCCATCGGTTCGCGCTGGTTCCGGGACGTACGCAGCATCTGATCGGTGCGCCGGCGCCACCAGTCGACGCGAGTCAGGCTGGTCTTCGGGTCGGTCTGCGCCTCGGTTTCGAGCTGCCCGAGGAGCAGCGAGCGTTGCGCGGTCAGCGTGATCGGGATCGCCGCGAACGCGAACCACGGGCTGATCAGGCAGGCGCTCCCGAGCAGGACGCCGAAGGTGGCGGCGGTCGCGTCGATACAGACGTCGTCCCGGCCGCCGACCGTCTCACGCCGGCTGCTGCCCGGGACGATCAGCGAAATCGCCAGCCCGCACAGCAAAGTGTCAGTCACCACGTAGGCGGCCGCGCCGCCGATCATCGACACGACCAGGCCGAGCCCACTGTCCCCGGTCAGCTGCCGAGCCGAGACGAACACCGCGTGCGCCGCGCCGACCGCGAGCACGTGGACGGCGGTGGAGAACGCCCAGCGGTACGGAATGCACTTCCCGGCGCGGATCCGCCACCAGATCCGCAGCAGCAGCGCGACCAGGATCGCCAGCGCCGGGTGCAGGATCACCGCCGCCGCGATCATCCAGGCGGGCGCCAGGTCCTTGTGCAGCGCGCCGCCGCGGCGCCGCCGGTTCTCCACCCGGCGGGCGCCCTCGACCGAGATCAGCGCCGCCACGGTCAGCGCGACCACCACATCGAGCCCGCGCCAGTCCGGCCGGCCGGCGAAAGCGTGCGCGGCGTACCCGATGGCGGCGAGGTCGACGAGCACGACGAGGGCGAACGCCGGAACCGTCAGGGTCCAGAGCGCCCAGGATCGTACCGCTCGCCTACTCTGCGCAACCATTACCTCACACGGTACGACGAGAGAGCGTCAGGTCCCAATCCGCGACGGCGCGGCTGTGGATGACGACTTGGAAACGATCGACAATCGTTCCGTATTCAGTCGTTTGATCAACTATCAGTGCGGGTTTTCCCTTGCAGCGCAGGAAAAACCCGCTTTCGGACCTACTTCCGGCGCGCCGCGCCGAACAGGCCGCGGACGATCTCCCGGCCGGCCGTCCGGGCGAACTGCTTGAACGCGGTCGACCCGATCACCTGCTCGACCATCGACTTCTCCGGCTTCTGCGCCCGTGGCCGCGACTCCGGCTCCGGCTTGGCCTGCTCCTTCGCCTGTTCCTCGGCCGCCGCCTGCTCGGCTCCGGCCTGGACCTTCGCCGCCAGGATCTCGTACGCCGACTCGCGATCGACCGTCTCCGAGTACTTGGCGTTGTTCGGCGAGGCCTGCACGGTGGCCGTGAGCTGTTCCGCGCTGGCCGGCGCCATCAGCGACTGCGGCGCCCGCAGCCGGGTCCAGGCGACCGGGGTCGGCGCGCCCGACTCGTTCATCACGGTCACGATCGCCTCGCCGATCCCGAGCTGGGTCAGCACCTCACCGAGGTCGTACGACGAGCTCGGGAACGTCGACACGGTCGCCTTCAGCGCCTTCGCGTCGTTCGGCGTGTGCGCCCGGAGCTGGTGCTGGACGCGCGAACCGAGCTGCGCCAGAACCGCGTCCGGTACGTCCTTCGGCGTCTGGGTGACGAAGAAGACGCCGACGCCCTTCGACCGGATCAGGCGGACGGTCTGCGCGATCGAGTCCAGGAACGCCTTCGACGCGTCGTTGAAGAGCAGGTGCGCCTCGTCGAAGAAGAACACCAGCTTCGGCTTGTCCACGTCGCCGACCTCGGGCAGGTCGTGGTACAGGTCCGCGAGCAGCCACATCAGGAAGGTGGAGAACAGCGCCGGCCGGTCCTGCAGGTTGGGCAGCTCGAGCAGCGAGATGACGCCCTTGCCGTCGCGCTGCTGGAGCAGGTCGGCGGTGTCGAACTCGGGCTCGCCGAAGAACGCCTCGGCACCCTGGTCGGCGAACCCGATCAGCGCCCGCAGGATGACGCCCGCGGTCGCCGCCGACAGTCCGCCGAGATCCTTCAGGTCCGCCTTGCCCTCGTCCGAGGTCAGGTGCTGGATGACGGCCCGCAGGTCCTTCAGGTCCAGCAGCGTCAGGCCGGCCTTGTCGGCGTAGTGGAAGATCAGCCCGAGCGACGATTCCTGTACGTCGTTCAGCCCGAGCACCTTGGACAGCAGCACCGGCCCGAACGAGGTGATGGTGGCTCGGATCGGGATGCCCGTACCCTGCCCGCCGAGCGCGTAGAACTCGGTCGGGAAGCCGGTGGCGGTCCAGTCCTGGCCGATCGCCTTGGTCCGGGCCAGCAGTTTGTCGCCGCCCGCGCCCGGCTGGGAGATCCCGGACAGGTCGCCCTTCACGTCGGCCGCGAAGACCGCGACGCCGGCCGCGGAGAGCTGCTCGGCCATCAGCTGCAGCGTCTTCGTCTTACCGGTACCGGTGGCGCCCGCGACCAGGCCGTGCCGGTTCATCATCCCGAGCGGGATCCGGACCGCCGCCTCCGGTTCCGGCGTACCGTCGATCAGCAGCGCGCCCAGCTCGAGCGCCGCCCCATCGAACGCGTACCCCTGCTTGACGGTCTCCACCACGTCGGCTTTCTCGGCCATCTCAGCGTGCCTTCCCCGGTTGCCTGACGGTTGTCGGACTTGTGCCTGACTTACCCGTCGGAATGTTAGTCCTCCGGCGCCGCTGGGAGACGCCTGACGGCGCCGAAAGGTTGCTTCGGGTCACCGGACTATTCCGGTGACATTGCCTACCTCTCGTACGACCTGGAACCCCGCTAGACTTCGGGGGGTGATCTTCAAGCGTGTCGGGGACGACAAGCCGTACCCGGACCACGGGCTGCGGCCGAAGGACTGGTCTTCGCTGCCGCCACGGCAGGTGCGGCTGGACGAGCTCGTCACGACCAAGGGCACCCTTGACCTGAACGCGCTGCTGGACGAGGACTCGACCTTCTACGGCGACCTGTTCGCGCATGTAGTGGAGTGGAAGGGCGACATGTACCTCGAGGACGGGCTGCACCGGGCGCTGCGCGCCGCGCTGCAGCAGCGTCAGGTCCTGCACGCCCGGGTCCTGGTAGTGGACTGACCAATGGCTGCCGCTCACGGGGGGTGGAGCAGATGACAGCGATACATCCGCAACCGAGGCCGCACTCGCGGGCCCGGTGGCGTACGCCGATCACGATGGTGATCCTGCTCGGCATCCTGGCCGGCGGCGGCTGGTGGGGCTGGAAGGCGATCAGCAGCAGCGCCGACCCGACCTGCGTCGCGCAGAAGCTGCCGAACAACCGCCTGGTGCCCAAACAGGTGGTCCTGAACGTGTACAACGGCGGCGCCCGGGCCGGATCGGCCGGCCGGGTCGCGGAGGTGCTGAAGAAGTACGGGTTCAACATCAACAAGATCTCGAACGAGCCCAAGGGCGACAAGGTCGACGTGGTGTCGCTGCGCGGCGCGAGCGCGAACGCGCCCGAGATGCTGCTGGTCGCCGGTCAGCTGAACCAGAAGGCGGTGATGGTCGCCGACGGCCGCACCGACCACACCGTCGACCTGGTGATCGGCGCCGGCTTCGGCTCGGTCAAGCTCAAGGGCATCCCGTCGGTCTCGGTCCCGGCCGGCACCGAGGTCTGCCTGCCGGTGATCCGTACCCCGCAGCCGATCCCCTCCGGCCAGAACCCGAACTGACCCTGCCCAGCACGCGCTAGTGCTGTTCCCGGCCGCGTTCACCGAACCAGCCGGCCAGGCGACCGGCCCGGGAGACGGCACGCAGGCGGCTCACGGTCTGCTCGCGGACCGGGCTCGGAGCAACCACCAGCAGTGAGTCGGCGGCCCGCAGGACGGTCCGCCGATCGGGTACGAACGTCTGCTTGTTGCGGATCACCAGCGACACCGACACGCCTGGCGGGAGCCGGAGCTCGCCGATCTCCACCCCGGCCAGTTTGGACTCGCTCGGGACGTGTACCTGGAGCATGTCCGCGCCGAGCGACTCGAGCGGCGCCACGTCGATGTCCACTTCGTGCGCCGCGTTCTCGTCCAGTACCTTCAGCCGGGCCGCCAACCAGGGCAGGGAGGGGCCTTGGAGTAGCGTGAACACCAGCACGAGCACGAACACCACGTCGAAGATCCGGTCCGCATGCGGTACGCCCTCGGCCAGCGGGATCGTCGCCAGCACGATCGGTACGGCGCCACGCAGGCCCGCCCAGGCGATGAATGTCTGTTCGCGCCACGGCAATCGGAACGGCGTGGCCGAGATCGCCACCGACGCGAACCGCCCGACCACCGTCACGGCCACACCGATGACCAGCGCGACCACCACATCGTTCAATACGAAGCGCCCTGGCGACGCCAGCAGGCCGAGCATCACGAACAACCCGATCTGAGCCAGCCAGGCGATCCCGTCGACGAACGACCGGGTCGCCATCCGGTGCGGCAGCTCCGCCCGTCCGAGTACGAGCGAGGTCACGTACACCGCCGCGAACCCGGAGACATGCAGCAGGACGGAACCACCCGCGTACGAGATGAAGGCGACCGACAGCACCGTCAGTGGGTAGAGCCCGGCCGAGCCGAGTGCCATCCGGCGGATCAGGCGGACGCTCACCCAGCCAACGGCCAGACCGAAAAGCGCGCCGACCACCAGCTCGTACAGGACCAGGCCGCTGAACGCCAGGAGGCCCTTTTCGCCGACCTCGCCCGTGCTCACGAGTGTGACGAGCAACACGGTCGGGGCGTCGTTCAGCCCGGACTCGGCTTCCAGCGCGCCGCGGAGGCGCGGCCGGATCGGCACTTTTCGGAGTACGGAGAACACCGCGGCTGCGTCCGTGGGGGAGGTGATCGCGCCGAGCAGCACGGACAGCTGCCAACTGAGCCCGAGGACGAAATGCGCTACACAGGCGACCACGCCGACGCTGACGGCGACACCGAGTGTTGCCAGTACGAGCCCAAGTGGCATCACCGGGCGTACTTCGTTCCATCTGGTGGTCAGACCGCCCTCGGTCAGGATCACCACCAGCGCGGCGAACCCCAGAGCGTGCGCGAGCTGGGCGTTCTCGAAGTCGATGTGGCCCGGGCCGGACTCGCCGAGCAGCAGGCCCATCCCGAGGTAGATCAGCAGCGACGGAAGCCCGATCCGGCCCGACAGGCGCACGGCCACCACGGCGACCAGCAGGATCGCCGCACCGGCCAGCAGAATCCGGTCGAGCTCGGCAACGTCCATGGGGGCCTCTCGTCGAGCGTCAGGTCCCGAGTCAGGTCCAGAGAGACGAAAACCCTGACGCATCACACAGCATCAGGGTCTTCGACTCTCTGCCGCCCCTAAAGGCGGTTTGGCGGTGGCGGAGGGATTTGAACCCTCGGACGGGGGTTGCCCGTCACGCGCTTTCGAGGCGCGCTCCTTCGGCCGCTCGGACACGCCACCGCCGAGGACACTATCAAGATCTGTGGCCGATGAAGAAATCGCGCAGCCTGGCACCCGCCTCGTCGGCCAGCACCCCGCCCACTACCTCGGGCCGATGGTTCAGCCGACGGTCCCGGACCACGTCCCAGAGTGATCCGACCGCGCCCGCCTTCTCGTCGTACGCGGCGAACACCAGCCGGTCCAGCCGGGACAGCACGATCGCCCCCGCACACATCGTGCACGGCTCCAAGGTGACCACGAGGGTGCAGCCGGTCAGCCGCCACTCACCGACGTGTTCGGCGGCCGCCCGGATCGCCAGCACCTCGGCGTGCGCGGTCGGGTCGCCGGTCGCCTCGCGCTCATTGTGACCGCGGCCGATGATCTCGCCCTCCTCGGTCACCACCAGCGCACCGATCGGTACGTCCGGCAGCGCCAGCTCGCCCTCCTCCAGGGCCAGCGCCATCAACCGCGACCACTCCCGCCGCAGCAATGGGCTAGCCAAGGGCTTCGAGCGCGTCGTGGAACTGGTTGCCGAACCCGAGCTCCTCGGCGATCTCCTCCAGCATCTCCTCCGGGAGCAGGTCGACGTCGTCGCAGAGCGCGCCGAGGTCCATCGCGTTCATGCCCAGGTCTGCGATGATCGTCAGGTCGCCGGCCGGGACCTGCTCGTCGTCGTCATCGGCCAGCGGGATGTCCAGCTCGTCCACGATCTGCCGGGCCAGCGGCCATTCGGTCGCCGCGGTGACGTCGGAGATCAGCAGCCGGGCGCGGCCGCCGAGCACCCGGACCAGGACGAAGAAGTCCTCGTCGACGGACACCATCCCGAGTACGCCACCCTCGCCCGGGTAGCGGCGCAGCGCCGACACCAGCGTGGAGAGGTCCGGCTCGCCGCGGAGCACGAGTGGAGTCACCGTCCAGTTCCCGTCCTCGGTGTACGCGGCAACCGCGAAGTCGAGGTCAGTGGTCCCAGCCAAGGCATCAGACACGGCCTCATCGTCCCAGACTCGGACGATCCAGGGGAGATTCCGGATCGTCAGCCCATCACAATTACATCTCGCCGCCCTGCGGGCGGACCCGCCACGACGGGGTGTCACCCACCCCAAACCGGTTTGGGGTGGGTTCTGTCCGTGGAGCGGGGAAGGTTGTACCCCTGGAATGGACCGCTAGGCGCCCCAAACCGGTTTGGGGGCTGTGGCGGCGGCGGGGGATGCTCCTATGGATGGTCAAGGGGTTTGTGGTTTGGTGAGGACGTAGTAGATCTCGCGTGCGATGAGGCGTTTGAGGCATCGGATGATGTCTTTCTTGGACAGTCCGTTGGTTGTGCGGCGTTCGAGGTAGGCGCGGGTGCGTGGGTCCCAGCGGAGTCGGCTGATGACGATGGTGTAGAGGGCTGAGTTGGCTTGGCGATCGCCGCCGCGGTTGAGTCGGTGGCGGTGGGTCTGGCCGGATGATGCGGGGATGGGGGCGACTCCGCAGAGCATCGCGAAGGCGCCTTCGGAGTGGATGCGTTCTGGGTTTTGTCCGATGGTGACCAGGAGTTGGCCGGCGACATCGGGGCCGACGCCGTTGAGGGTGAGCAGTTCGGGGTTGATCGTGTTGATGAGTTCGGTGATGAGTTGATCGAGCTCGGCGATCTCGTGCTGGGCTGCGAGGTGACGGCGGGCCAGGGAGCGTAGCGCGGTTTTGACGGCGTGTTGTGGGATCGCGATCTGATTAGGGTCGGGTCGCAGGTTGTGGCAGGTGTCGATCAGGCGCGGGTTGGTGAGGCCGCGTAGTTGCTGGCGCAGGTCGTGTGGTGCGGTGACGATCAGGGCCTTGATTCTGCGCAGGCAGTCAGCGCGCTGGCTGACGGCGCTGTTGCGGGCGATGCGCAGGTTCCGTAGTGCCTCGACCTGCCCGTCACGGTTCTTGGGGATGCCGGTGCGTACTTTGCCCAAAGCGGCTCGGGCGGCTGCTTCGGCGTCGATCGGGTCGGACTTGCCTGCTGTCCGGCGGGTTTTACGACTGGGCCGGTCGATCTCGACCACGGTCACACCCTGCCCGGTCAGGTAGCCGGTCAGGCCCGACCCGTAAGCGCCGGTGCCCTCGACACCGATCAGAACGACCGGCCCGAACGAGCCCAGCCAGGCCAGCAAAGCCGCATAGCCGGCACCAGTGGCGGGAAAGGTCTGGTGACCGAGCATCCGGCCCGTCTGGTCGATCGCAGCCGCCGTATGGGTATCGCGGTGAGTGTCGACACCACCGGTGATCTCGGCCTGGGACACGGCATCTGGCTGTGCGATGGTAGACATCGCCGTCCTTCCATTCGACACGGTCAGGGCGGCACGCACCAGCCGAGCGACGGACAAAACAGTGATGGGTGCCTGCTGGCACAGGCTCCTATGAAGTCACGAGTTCTCGCCGAGTGAGTGCAAGCGAACCCCGCAGCAGGTCGACCGACAGATCCCGTTCAAGACCCGAAGTCAGTTAGGGGCCGAGTCAGGACGACCACTGCGGGGTCCACGCCTACATCCTCACTGTTAGTGGTGGAAGGTGGCTCGGCGCATTGCTTCGCGGAGTTGGCGGACCTTGGCTCGGCGGGGGGCGATCCGGTCGCGGAGGGCGCGGGCCTCGTCGCGTTCGCGCAGGAACGCGGCACGGCGGCGCAAGCGGTCCAGCTGCTCAGGGCTCTTCTCGGCCATCGGCGTACTCCCTGGGGGGCGAGGTCAGGGCAGATTCCGGTGCAGCTCCAAGTCTGGCAGCGAGCGCTGTTTCCGGTCGCGAATCGCCGACGGTACCGTTCGGGCTTATGCAGATCCTCGTTGTGGACCACCCGCTCGTCGCTCACAAGCTCACCGCGCTACGCGACGAGCACACGGACTCACCCACGTTCCGGCGGCTGACCGAGGAACTCGTCACGCTGCTCGCCTACGAGGCGACGCGGGACGTCCGGACCGGTCCGGTCACCGTCCAGACCCCGGTCGCGGCCGCGCCGGGCGTCAAGCTGACCTCACCGAAGCCGCTGGTGGTACCCATCCTGCGCGCCGGGCTCGGCATGCTGGAGGGGATGACCCGGTTGCTGCCGACCGCCGAGGTCGGGTTCCTGGGCATGATCCGGAACGAGGAGACGCTGACCGCGTCGACGTACGCCGAGCGGTTGCCGGAGGACCTGTCCGGCCGCCAGTGCTACGTACTCGACCCGATGCTCGCCACCGGCGGCACGCTCGCGGCGGCGATCCAGTTCCTGGTCGATCGCGGCGCCGACCACATCACCGCGATCTGTCTGCTGGCCGCGCCGGAGGGCGTACAGCGGGTCGAACGCGAACTGACCGACCTGGACGTCCCGTGCAACCTGGTGGTCGCCGCGATGGACTCCCACCTGAACGAGAAGGGCTACATCGTGCCGGGGCTGGGCGACGCAGGTGACCGTTTGTATGGGGTAGCGCAGTAAGAAAAGACGGTTGGGGGGAGGGTTGGGCGACGCCGGCGATCGGCTGTACGGCGTCGCCCAGTAGGTCCAGCTAGACCAGCGTGTTGCGGTAGAAGAGGTTGGCTCGGCGGGCGCCGGTGACGCCGGAGGCGAAGCCGAAGTACAGGCGGGCGGTCGCATCGGTGGAACCGTAGACTGCCATCCCTTCAGCTTCCCGGTACGTCAGGCTCTTCCCGGCCAGGGTCAGGAACGAGTCGACGATCTCACCGGCATTGATGTCGTAGCACCACAGCTTCGAGTTCGCCTTGGTCTCGTCAGGCTCACCCGGATACGCCTCGCCTTCCCAGAAGTACGCGTACGACCCGTACAACGTCCAGCCCTGGAAGTCGATCCCCGGCGTCAGCGCGGGCTGCTTGAACGATGCGAGCACGGTGGAGAAATCACCGGCCCGCGCCGCCGCCAGCGAGTACACGTTGATGTGCATCCCGTCCGCGAGCGCATAGCGTACGCCGAGTCGCCCGAAGCGCTGATCGGTCGCGGGGGTGAAGATCGTTCCGTTCGAGACCGGCTTCCACTTGGTCACCGACGCCGTCGTCAGCGTTTTCCCGCTCTGCCAGGGGAATCGGCAGATCTGGCGGCCGCGTCCGTTCGTCGTGTCGACATCGGTCTCGGTCCAGATGTACGTCGTGCTGCCGGATGCTTCGGCGCCGATCGAGACGGCATGACCGAAGCCGGTCAGGTACATGTACCCGAGCTCGTTGCCGGCGAAGTCGAGCCGGGTCAGGGTCAGGTCGCCACCGTTGCTCACGCTGCCGCCGCGTACCTGCGCGGCGAACAGCCGGTTGTTGGGCGTGTCGAACGCGAACGACTGCATCACGGTCGCGTCGTGCAACGGCTGACTGCGAAAGAACTCGTTGGTGGTCGCGCTCATCTTGAAGCGCTTGGTCGTCGGTAGGGCGGTCGGGGACAGGTTCCGGGCGGTGGCCGTCGGCAGCCCAAAGGTGCCGGCGGCAACAACTGCCCCGGCACCCGTCAGCAACCCACGACGGGAGAGTTTGTCCATGCATTCAGACGGTAAGTGATTTACCGCGAACTGTCACCAGTTCGAACTATGTTTCCTGTGAAGATCACGGTGAGTGATGTTAAGAAGGAATCGAAGCAATCCCGTCAAACAAGTTGCCCAAGGCATCTAGAACGCGTACGGGTACGGTGACCAATCAGCCGGACGCTTTTGCAGGAAGGAATCCCGGCCCTCGGCCGCCTCGTCGGTGCCGTACGCCAACCGGGTCGCCTCGCCGGCGAACAGCTGCTGCCCGACCAGACCGTCGTCGATCAGGTTGAACGCGTACTTGAGCATCCGCTGCGCGGTCGGCGACTTCGCGCAGATCTTCTTGCCCCACTCCAGCGCCACCGTCTCCAGCTCGGCGTGCGGCACCACCTTGTTGACCATGCCCATCCGGCAGGCGTCGTCGGCCGTGTACTCGTCGCCGAGGAAGAAGATCTCCCGGGCGAACTTCTGCCCGACCTGCCGCGCCAGGTACGCCGAACCGAACCCACCGTCGAACGACGCCACGTCCGCGTCGGTCTGCTTGAACCGCGCGTGCTCCGCCGACGCCAGCGTCAGGTCCGCGACCACGTGCAGGCTGTGCCCGCCACCCGCGGCCCAGCCCGGAACGACACAGATCACCACCTTCGGCATGAAGCGGATCAGTCGCTGCACCTCAAGAATGTGCAGCCGGCCGGCGCGCGCCGGGTCGATCGTGTCAGCCGTCGTCCCCTCGGCGTACTTGTAACCGTCCTTGCCCCGAATCCGCTGATCGCCACCGGAGCAGAACGCCCAGCCGCCGTCCTTCGCGGACGGTCCGTTGCCGGTGAGCAGTACACACCCGACATCGCTCGACATCCGGGCGTGGTCCAGGACGCGGTACAACTCGTCGACCGTTTGCGGCCGGAACGCGTTCCGTACCTCGGGGCGGTTGAAAGCGATCCGTACGACGCCGGCGTCGACCGCGCGGTGGTAGGTGATGTCGGTCAGCTCGAAGCCGTCCACCTGCTTCCAGGCCGACGGGTCGAAGATCTCGGAAACAGTCACCCAGGCAGCATATTTCAGCCCACCTACTCAGCCCCGGGCGGTGCTCTCCCGCAGCACTACCTCCGCCTTGAACGTCTCGGTCGTCACGTCGCCGCCCTCGACCGCCAGTTCCAGCGCCCGGCGGCCCATCTGCTCCAGTGGCAAGCGGACCGTCGTCAGGCCGGGCCACACGTCCCGCAAGGTCGCGATGTCGTCGAATCCGGCCACGCCCAGCTTGCCCGGTACGTCGACGCCCCGCGCGCGCAACGCGGACATCGCGCCGACCGCCATCACGTCGTTGACCGCGAACACACAGTCCAGGTCGATATGCCGGTCCAGCAGTTGTTCAGCCGCCGCGTACCCACCGTCCCGGGTGAAGTCGCCGGCCTCGACCGCCACCGGCCGCAGGCCCGACTCGGCCAGCCCGGCGACGAAACCGTCACGCCGATCCCGCGCGGTGGCGAGGCTCTCCGGACCACCGAGCACGGCGAACTTCCGCCAGCCCAGCCCGACCAGCGCGCGGGCCAGATCCGCTGAGCCGGCCCGGTTGTCCGGCTCGACCGTGTGCGCCGGCATCCCGGACTGGCTGACCAGCGCCAGACCCGCGCCGGAGTTGAGGAAACTCTCCACCTCCGCCGCCGTCCGGGACAGGCTCTCCTGGTCGGTCCGGCGGCTGCCGATCATCAC
The genomic region above belongs to Kribbella solani and contains:
- a CDS encoding type II toxin-antitoxin system VapB family antitoxin — translated: MIFKRVGDDKPYPDHGLRPKDWSSLPPRQVRLDELVTTKGTLDLNALLDEDSTFYGDLFAHVVEWKGDMYLEDGLHRALRAALQQRQVLHARVLVVD
- a CDS encoding helicase HerA-like domain-containing protein, with protein sequence MAEKADVVETVKQGYAFDGAALELGALLIDGTPEPEAAVRIPLGMMNRHGLVAGATGTGKTKTLQLMAEQLSAAGVAVFAADVKGDLSGISQPGAGGDKLLARTKAIGQDWTATGFPTEFYALGGQGTGIPIRATITSFGPVLLSKVLGLNDVQESSLGLIFHYADKAGLTLLDLKDLRAVIQHLTSDEGKADLKDLGGLSAATAGVILRALIGFADQGAEAFFGEPEFDTADLLQQRDGKGVISLLELPNLQDRPALFSTFLMWLLADLYHDLPEVGDVDKPKLVFFFDEAHLLFNDASKAFLDSIAQTVRLIRSKGVGVFFVTQTPKDVPDAVLAQLGSRVQHQLRAHTPNDAKALKATVSTFPSSSYDLGEVLTQLGIGEAIVTVMNESGAPTPVAWTRLRAPQSLMAPASAEQLTATVQASPNNAKYSETVDRESAYEILAAKVQAGAEQAAAEEQAKEQAKPEPESRPRAQKPEKSMVEQVIGSTAFKQFARTAGREIVRGLFGAARRK
- a CDS encoding IS110 family transposase, whose protein sequence is MSTIAQPDAVSQAEITGGVDTHRDTHTAAAIDQTGRMLGHQTFPATGAGYAALLAWLGSFGPVVLIGVEGTGAYGSGLTGYLTGQGVTVVEIDRPSRKTRRTAGKSDPIDAEAAARAALGKVRTGIPKNRDGQVEALRNLRIARNSAVSQRADCLRRIKALIVTAPHDLRQQLRGLTNPRLIDTCHNLRPDPNQIAIPQHAVKTALRSLARRHLAAQHEIAELDQLITELINTINPELLTLNGVGPDVAGQLLVTIGQNPERIHSEGAFAMLCGVAPIPASSGQTHRHRLNRGGDRQANSALYTIVISRLRWDPRTRAYLERRTTNGLSKKDIIRCLKRLIAREIYYVLTKPQTP
- a CDS encoding teichoic acid biosynthesis protein C → MDKLSRRGLLTGAGAVVAAGTFGLPTATARNLSPTALPTTKRFKMSATTNEFFRSQPLHDATVMQSFAFDTPNNRLFAAQVRGGSVSNGGDLTLTRLDFAGNELGYMYLTGFGHAVSIGAEASGSTTYIWTETDVDTTNGRGRQICRFPWQSGKTLTTASVTKWKPVSNGTIFTPATDQRFGRLGVRYALADGMHINVYSLAAARAGDFSTVLASFKQPALTPGIDFQGWTLYGSYAYFWEGEAYPGEPDETKANSKLWCYDINAGEIVDSFLTLAGKSLTYREAEGMAVYGSTDATARLYFGFASGVTGARRANLFYRNTLV
- the upp gene encoding uracil phosphoribosyltransferase is translated as MQILVVDHPLVAHKLTALRDEHTDSPTFRRLTEELVTLLAYEATRDVRTGPVTVQTPVAAAPGVKLTSPKPLVVPILRAGLGMLEGMTRLLPTAEVGFLGMIRNEETLTASTYAERLPEDLSGRQCYVLDPMLATGGTLAAAIQFLVDRGADHITAICLLAAPEGVQRVERELTDLDVPCNLVVAAMDSHLNEKGYIVPGLGDAGDRLYGVAQ
- a CDS encoding nucleoside deaminase, coding for MALALEEGELALPDVPIGALVVTEEGEIIGRGHNEREATGDPTAHAEVLAIRAAAEHVGEWRLTGCTLVVTLEPCTMCAGAIVLSRLDRLVFAAYDEKAGAVGSLWDVVRDRRLNHRPEVVGGVLADEAGARLRDFFIGHRS
- a CDS encoding potassium/proton antiporter: MDVAELDRILLAGAAILLVAVVAVRLSGRIGLPSLLIYLGMGLLLGESGPGHIDFENAQLAHALGFAALVVILTEGGLTTRWNEVRPVMPLGLVLATLGVAVSVGVVACVAHFVLGLSWQLSVLLGAITSPTDAAAVFSVLRKVPIRPRLRGALEAESGLNDAPTVLLVTLVSTGEVGEKGLLAFSGLVLYELVVGALFGLAVGWVSVRLIRRMALGSAGLYPLTVLSVAFISYAGGSVLLHVSGFAAVYVTSLVLGRAELPHRMATRSFVDGIAWLAQIGLFVMLGLLASPGRFVLNDVVVALVIGVAVTVVGRFASVAISATPFRLPWREQTFIAWAGLRGAVPIVLATIPLAEGVPHADRIFDVVFVLVLVFTLLQGPSLPWLAARLKVLDENAAHEVDIDVAPLESLGADMLQVHVPSESKLAGVEIGELRLPPGVSVSLVIRNKQTFVPDRRTVLRAADSLLVVAPSPVREQTVSRLRAVSRAGRLAGWFGERGREQH
- a CDS encoding GGDEF domain-containing protein translates to MVAQSRRAVRSWALWTLTVPAFALVVLVDLAAIGYAAHAFAGRPDWRGLDVVVALTVAALISVEGARRVENRRRRGGALHKDLAPAWMIAAAVILHPALAILVALLLRIWWRIRAGKCIPYRWAFSTAVHVLAVGAAHAVFVSARQLTGDSGLGLVVSMIGGAAAYVVTDTLLCGLAISLIVPGSSRRETVGGRDDVCIDATAATFGVLLGSACLISPWFAFAAIPITLTAQRSLLLGQLETEAQTDPKTSLTRVDWWRRRTDQMLRTSRNQREPMAVLLIDIDHFKLVNDRHGHLVGDEALRAVATILRSAIRVKDVIGRFGGEEFVIALPDTGIDEATVTADRLRNAVAASPLAAMCAGVLDDPDLDPDTFHLTVSIGVAVYPGDGGTVDDLLLRADRAMYAAKAAGRNRVRLAADTVPIASLASHPIHRPTPADGTAATVVRPNANRATTAHPTTAHPTTEHPTTQGPNRPADRGITAPTAHSADRGIAAPTAHSADRPLASGVTPTDRP
- a CDS encoding LytR C-terminal domain-containing protein, with translation MTAIHPQPRPHSRARWRTPITMVILLGILAGGGWWGWKAISSSADPTCVAQKLPNNRLVPKQVVLNVYNGGARAGSAGRVAEVLKKYGFNINKISNEPKGDKVDVVSLRGASANAPEMLLVAGQLNQKAVMVADGRTDHTVDLVIGAGFGSVKLKGIPSVSVPAGTEVCLPVIRTPQPIPSGQNPN
- a CDS encoding tRNA adenosine deaminase-associated protein, which codes for MSDALAGTTDLDFAVAAYTEDGNWTVTPLVLRGEPDLSTLVSALRRYPGEGGVLGMVSVDEDFFVLVRVLGGRARLLISDVTAATEWPLARQIVDELDIPLADDDDEQVPAGDLTIIADLGMNAMDLGALCDDVDLLPEEMLEEIAEELGFGNQFHDALEALG